The window GCTTAAAATGTTCATGTTTGgccttaaacattttttttattttatttattagccTACTTTGTTTTACTAGCCTACATTTGTGTAGGTAGCTGGTATAATAGCATGGTGTATGTAAAGTAGTATGAAATGTTCTTTGTATCATTTTAAGTGACTCATTTTGCTTTTTAGTCTGGAGAAAAGAGAAAAGATGATGAGACTGTAGATAGCTTGGGTAAGTACAGTTTTTAAAGCGATATGGTCCATCAGGGaaacagtttaaataaaaatgaataattgGCCATAATCAGACATTTTGAggaagatttatcataacctgtgcaaaggaaaagttgcctttagcaaccaatcatcgcttattttattttgcagaggcctttttaaaaatgaaagaagcgatctgattggttgctattggcaactgggcaacttttcctctggacaggttttgataaatctccccctttgtatcCTATGTGTATGGACAGATTAGcgtcagaaatttctgcaactaaaaaaaaaagtcaagtccATACATCTGAATTTAGTTATTCCTGCAGAATCTGCAAGCACCAGTCAAGTGAGTGGGACAGTTGCAGAAATTTGCAATAAATATGCCATGTGTGAATCAACCCTTATCAAGACCAGTTAAAACATGGCTGGCGTTCCTAAGGTGTATTGTCACTTTTTGATTATTAGAAATTGAAAGCAGGGATTTCTTTCTGTAAAGAcaagactattaaaggggtactccggtgcttacacatcttatcccctatgcaaaggataggggataagatgcctgatcgcgggagtcccgccgctggggacccccgtgatcatgcacgcggcaccccgtttgtaatcagtccccggagtgtgttcgctccggatctgattaccggtgaccgcagggccggcagcgtgtgacgtcacgcctccgcccccgtgtgacgtcacgctccgcccctcaatgcaagcctacgggaggtggCGGGGGCCACCACATCCCCCCtctatagttctatgggagagctgaagattgccgaacggctctcccatagagctatatggaggggggcgtggcagccccccTTCGGGCAGGAGAGttggggctctaaacaggagatcacTATCCTtcgtataggggatacgttttttaccTAAATAAAGTCATTCTTATTAGTCATCAGAATTCAATGGAGAAAAATAAAGCTGTATTTTACCATTTTGTGAGCTGAAAAGAGAAGCCATTTTCTGTTTAAAGAAAGAGGCAAAatgtatgtgaacatagcctcactgTGCATTCCCCTATTTCCTTAGCAGCGTAGTACTTTGACCATGTCATACAGAGTTGCATTGAGTCCATGTAGTTGCTGCACTTTGACAGCGTCTCTGacttatagagggggggggggggggtcctctctGACTGACCTATGAGGCTGGGACATATCTTTTAAGTAATAGTTTAATTTACAGTTTTTGTTACACAGTGGTCAATGAGAAATATTTCTGTGTATCTAGGTCCACTTGAAAAAGGACAGGTAAAGAATGAGGCCCTGCGTGAACTGCGTGTGGAGCTCAGTAAGAAGCATAAGGCAAGAGAGCTGGATGGATTTGGCCTTTACCTGTGAGTTTTTTAAATGTTACTCTTTGttgatttctttttttgttttatgtgttttttttttatacttattttcTCTTTTGAAGGTATGGTGTGGTTCTGCGAAAATTGGATCTCGTGAAAGAGGCTTTGGATGTTTTTGTGGAGGCAACACATGTCTTGCCCTTGCATTGGGGAACGTGGTTGGAACTATGCAACTTAATTACAGACAAGGAAATGGTGAGATGTAGCTTGTCAATGGACTATACCAGCTGTAAAGGTTTAACAACTATATAGAGATGAGTAGAATGTTACAAGATATCTGTATATTGAGAGAGTGTATGAGATACTCACCTCAGCACAGCTGCATTTTTAATGGATTATAGAGGGTTCTTTATTTTCATCCTGGATCGTGTAGTGTGAGCTGCCTCAGTAGACTTTACACCATGAATTTTATTGTTGCAGTTAAAGTTCTTGTCCCTGCCAGACTGCTGGATCAAGGAGTTCTTCCtggcacatatatacacagagcagCAGTTGATTGAAGAAGCTTTACAAAAATATCAGAGTCTCATCGATGCCGGATTCTCCAAAAGTACCTACATAATTTCACAGATTGCGGTAGCATATCATAACATTAGAGGTAAGTTTGCAGAATTCTGTACAGTACGTTCTTCTTTTTTTAGTATTTGTGTATCTCACAACTTAAAACCTATTTGCTTTTGACAGATATTGATAAAGCTCTTTCTATTTTCAATGAGTTACGGAAACAAGACCCTTATAGAATAGAAAACATGGACACTTTTTCTAACCTGCTGTATGTCAGGGTAAGGAACAACATTTTTTGCCTTTAATATGTCTTTTTTGCCTTTAATCAGTTTATGCAGGGCTTCTCAAATGCATTATATCATTTGTTATATCATTCTATGTTCCAAGGGTCTAAAACCAGAACTGAGTTACTTGGCACATAACCTCTGTGATATTGACAAGTATCGTGTGGAAACCTGCTGTGTGATTGGTAAGTGAGCAGTCCTCACTTCTGGGCAATGATATCAGCTGGCTTTGTGTTTTCCTGAAAGTATTGTCTGTTTCTTGTAGGAAATTATTACAGCTTGCGCTCCCAGCATGAGAAGGCAGCTCTGTATTTTCAGAGAGCCCTAAAACTGAACCCCAGATATCTTGGTGCATGGACCCTTATGGGTCATGAGTATATGGAAATGAAGAACACCTCTGCGGCCATACAAGCATACAGGTATGTCAGTAGTATGTAGACAGTACCAATCTGGCACACCCACCGTGTCCATGCAATACAGGGATGGCCATTCATTTGAATAGCTGGCATGTAAAGCCATGTTCCATCAGCAGTGGCCACAGAGTCTATTATAGCTGGCTTTTGCTGCCTATAACAGGTATTAgctagggataataaacacaggacCTACAATGATCTGTATGTTTCTGCACCAGTTACACTTTAAAAAGGACTTGTCTTTGTCGGACACCCTTTTTAAGAGCCAATCCATTTGTTGAAATACTTCAAATTGGTCTAGAGGTGATTGCTCAATTGATAGactaaaaccaacaaaacccctTTCCAAGAAGGTCTACAATGTCTGTGTTGATACAGTGTTTCATAATAATGATATTTATGGAAATGTGCTCTTTTTAGTACATAAATgacaatgaaaaaaaagaaatcacgTAAAAATGTCCCCTGACAAACTAACCTGGCTGTATGAGATATGTTTTAGCGGTGGCTATGCTTCTTCCGTGTAAACGTTGTGAAGCTAGCTGTGAAATTGCCTACTTTGAGAACTGGTTTTAATAGATTCACCTCATGCTTTGATACTTTCTTGTAACAAATATCATTGCTTATGCTTATGTGTAGAATTCTTCTTCGTAATGTGGGTCAGTCTGATCACCAGGGCTCAGGAAGAGCATATTTGCTAATATGTCTAGATTCAGTTCTATGGTGTTCTATATGTGTTTCTGTCAAAGGTACATAAAGTAGTTTTTCCTACAGGCATGCGATTGAGGTCAATAAGAGAGATTATCGAGCATGGTATGGATTGGGACAGACCTACGAGATCCTAAAAATGCCGTTCTACTGCTTGTATTATTATAGACGGGCCCACCAGCTACGGTAATGTATGTTCAGTCTATGTGGTATGTTTCTGTATAGATGCGTTTTTATACAATAAGGTCATACTCCATTTGATGTGTACAGATAGTGTGTGCACATTAATAATGAATTTACTTCTGCAAATCATACAGTTATATAattttaggctgcgttcacaccacgtttccgagatccggctgggaaatttcaaagcCGGCCTTTGCTGTATCCCAGAGGGATCTcggaaacgtggtgtgaatgcagccttacatggTATAGGGGCATTCTGGGTAACTCAGAACCTAGATCAACTAGGCAAAGTTCAGATTGGCTACAAAGAGTGCCTAATTTCGGAAGGATTCAACCCATCCATGCATGACAGACAGCCTGCTTCCACCAATCGACAATATGTAATGTTTCATTTCCCCTGTTGAAGGACTAAAATCCATGGTATGctgtggttttcagtccggccacaaaaccggatacggggcaaaaataagccgacctgagtcactatctgactccagttggcgcatttaaatgaatgaggtcgtcgccggtccggctgggatactgcATAGGccagttttgaaatttcccagatAGATCTcagaaatgtggtgtgaatgcagccttacaaaaTCAATTTCTGAACCAGACATCCCTTTAATTCAGGTTAGTGGTTTGTTTTTTCAAACGCcacaatggccggcatttatcattgtgggtATAAGTGAAGTATAtttgtacaccttttttttttgtgtgctgtaatgtgtagaagcaccaaatgtattaaatggtcacagagcagttgataaattttgtgcaggtcacattttctgaaatttctctcttcacatacaccaaaaagctaagctaagtctgggctggtgtcgttttagagacttttcagaggctttgtgccttttcacaaaaaggcgcagttcataaaacccttccatatcatgtggattacgactcaaaatcagcagaaatgtgtaaaccaaaagacgCAAAAAAGGAGCAAATAAACCCTTCTTgaaccttttttgcgccttttctagacacacaaaaaccagtctaaagacaatgataagtgTCGGCCTATGTCTTTTCTTGTCTGGCTGTGGGCATTTGCCACAAAACAGTTACAACGTTGTGTTGCCAAGTAAAATACCTGTTCTTAAAACTTTCATCTCTTTTCAGACCGAATGACTCCCGCATGCTTGTCGCCTTAGGTGAATGTTATGAAAAGCTCAACCAACTTGTGGAGGCCAAAAAAGTATGTCTTATGGTTTCCCTAAAGTAAATCTGTCTTTCAAATGACTTATCAGGATAAGCTGTTATGCGTTCACGAGGAGTAGCACCATTTCTAGCCATTATGACTTGAATATGGCATTTTCCACAGTTATAGAGATTCCTTCTTTTATTTCACAGAAGCCCTTTGTAAAGTGAAAGCAGGGACTAAATTAGATGCTGCACCTGTTGTGATACCTGTTGTGATACCTCTGGATATGTATACATAGTTTCCAATGTTATGTCACTATAatgtgaactattaaaaaatgtgAGTACATTTTTTGCTTTGGTCTTCCATGACAGTGCTACTGGAGAGCTTATGCTGTTGGTGACGTGGAAAAAATGGCTTTAGTGAAACTGGCAAAGTAAGTCTTACATCtcagatttatttattatttttgttatctAATATTGAATTGTGTGTGGCATCATAATTTAGGGAATGAACAAAAGATGGTCACTCACTCGATGACTGATACAGCACATTGTTTGCCTACTTATGTGGTTGTTATAAGGGTTAGTTATTTGACATTTTTGCATTTCCGCAATTTTTCTCTGCCTTCTAAGCTCCATTACTTTctccatcgggggggggggggggactgttgcACTTGTATTGTATGCCCTTGCTctctggcacttaaaggggtactctgctgttcagcgtttggaacaaactgctccgaacaATGGAGCcagtgtcgggagctcgtgatgtcatagccccgcccctcatgatgtcacgtcctctcccatagacttgcattgaggggggtggggtgtgttgtcatgagggggtggggctattacatcacgagctcccaacaccggctccagcgttcggaacagtttgttccaaacgctgatcagCGTAGTACCCTTTTAACGACAAAGGGCGTATATGTACACCCTGTTCAAGATGTATTTGCAGCTCCACATGAACAATTCAGCAATCATTCTTGTGGTCCCGTAATAACAATAATAGTCATGTAAAGACTGCTTTTAGCAAGTACCCATCCATTAGATCAGTGCTCTTATTAGGTGCTCTGCCCATCCAAAAATACTTTTATTAGGGTTATGTTTCTACATACATAATATGCtaaggaaattccgctgcagacaACCCACAAGCAGATTAGCTGCAGACTCAGTAATTAAAATGAATGGGTAGCAACACAATCGGCTAGagaaaattctgcagcagaaaatccacaagcAGAATTCCCCCATCGGATTATGTATGTGTGAGAGTAACCCTAATAAGAGCGCTGCCTAATATGAGCACTAATCTTATAGATGGCCACTTGTTAAAAGCAGTTTTTAGATGCTTTAACCTGCAGCGGATTATGTACATATGAACATACCCTCATGCAATGTCTGGTAATAAGATTGCAATACTGAGTGTGAATATCACCAGAGAAAGCTCTGTACAGATGTTGACCTAAATAAGAATTCTGAAAGATTTCAACTCTGAAGCCATCACAATTGTGACAGGAGTCTAACTCTGTAATACAGTCTGTAGCTTAGGGGCAGTAAAAGATAAAGTAATGTAGTATGTTTACAATGGTATTTGGCTGTTTATAGAGATACCTGttattgtgagaaaaaaaaatgtttgtgcataGTCTTACATAATTTACTAAATCCCAGTAGTtctagaggacctgtggccaacccccatAACATTTTAGATTTAATGTCAATTTAAATTGCTTAGAGTACCTTGGTCACACACCTTTTTATGGTTTCTTGATACGCCCTCCTGTTCCTGACATATGAGGGTTTGTAGTTTGTCTgaaaattcagggaatcagtcctATAggtgtgaacttaaaggggtatttcgggcaaaaacaaagatgtctgatcacggggggcccgctgctgagaaccccccccccgcgatctccctgcagcaccagcattctatgcgggtgctgaatctccagtttcggaaacctatgggtttccaggactggggacgtcacgccacgcccctccattcatgtctatgggaggggggcgtgacagccgtcacgccccctcccatagacatgaatggagggggctgtaAAAAGTTGGATTAGGGCACCCTTAAACTATTTAATGATATTGCAATCTCATTTTTTTGGGTTGGCCAAAAACTGTCCtatttgcctatagcaaccaaccacagctcagcttttattttaccacagcAGTTTGAGAActgaaagctgagttgtgattggttgcaatAGGCATATCGGACAATTTCTTTTTCTCTCAGACAGATTGGGTCAATGATTCTTGTAGcctttttattaataaataagatttttttctGTGCCATTTCTTTCAAAACATTCAATGCTAAGACCTATTCATGTGTCTAGTGTCAGCTACTCGCTACTTAGGTCTCTTACTGTTTTCTCTTTAAGACTCCATGAACAACTGAATGAGTCTGAACAGGCTGCACAGTGCTACATTaaatatatacaggatatatactctTGTGGAGTAAGTATTGAGTTAATGTCTGTCTTTAGCCATCTTGTGTGGACCATCACACAGCAGTTAACATTGTCTCTTCCAGGAGATAGTAGAGCATCAAGAACTGAGCACTGCATTTCGGTACCTGGCTCAGTATTACTTCAAGTGTAAGCTGTGGGACGAGGCCTCGGCATGTGCCCAGAAATGCTTTAACTTTAATGATGTAAgtatttcattttttgggggtcaGTCTTTATAAATCAGTTTCTTTATACATGACTGGAGGGGTATCACTGCTGCTAGTGTTCTGTAGGGACACACAAGATTCTTTGTGTTTCCACAAGATAGCTGTCAGTAAACGTAACAAATGCATCTTTTATGTAAAGCTGCTGAATGTTATTCATCGATAGCTTATGTTTTTATGTGAAATAGACTGTATTTTTGTATGACCCCACTTCTATAAAGCAGTTGATGAGCTGCAGCATACTCTGCAGTTTTCAACATGGTTTTCTTCTCGCCTTCATCAGGGTGAGAATCTTGTTTTTATTATACTCAGCCTGAAATCCTCTACTTTCCTTCAACTGTCATAGTTACAAGATACAAATTCTGTCTGCTTGGGAAAGTTTAATCATATCTGTCACTGCTGTGATGTTTACCAGTTGCTTTACTGTTGCAGACAAGAGAAGAAGGCAAAGCACttttgcgccagattttgcaGCTACGTAACCAGAATGAAAGCCCTTCTGCCGAACTGCCAACCAGTGCTCCATTTTTATTCCCTCAATCTGTTTCCGCCAGCAACACCCCTACAAGAAGAGTATCTCCTTTAAACCTTTCCTCAGTGACGCCATAGTCGCATCCTCCAGGAGGATCGTTGGTGCTATGCCTGCAGTGAAAAAACACAAGTGCAATAACTGCGGAGAGATGTTGCTTCCATTGAAGCTCACAGGATTTCCATTAAGAGCTTGTCTGTTGGGAAAACAACTCATGCTGCCAAACTGAAGCTGGACTGGTCAGGTTTGTGCTGGCACAGACAGAGCTGAAGAGAGGCAGGTTTCTTAATTTGAGATTATCTGCATTGAATTTGTCAATAAACTTTTTATACCGTGATTTGAATGCTTCTATAAAGATACTCTACAGCCAcagagtgtgtatgtgtgtatgtgtgtgtgtgtgtgttttacatcATATTGATGGCTGGGTGCAAATGCATTATATCTTCCAAAGAGATGGCCCCAGCATTCACTGAGGTAAGAAGGCAAGTCAGCAGAGTGTGATGCTGTaggctatgtgtgttttttttatttttttttatttttttttaacatgcacCACCTACCTAAAAATTGTTGCAGATCAAGCAaactagggctgcaacgattaatcaatAATATCAATGAAAATAGCTGTCAATTATTTCGATTTTCGATAAATCGACCATTCCATTAGTTGTGCACCAACCTGTAGATTTGCCCAATCCAGCAGAGGCCTCTGTGGGTGATTTCCGTAGCAGGCTTCAACTTGGCGCCAAAAGCAGGCCACAAACCCTTGATGCCCCAGCTGGATCGGGCACATTTACAGGTGAAGCAGGGTGCTGCTGCAGTACTGAAGGAAGCCAGAGGAGCAGGCTCCGCACACAGACCCTACACCATAGGAAAGGCTACAGGAATCAAGCACCTGTCCCTCTTCAGTGTCCTCATGCCGGCTGTCACCTGGAACATGAGGACTGAAAAACAACAGAGCTGGGATGGGATGATGGACACTCTGGGACTGTTGCACCACACTCACATTAGGGGTACATAATACATAGGCTTCTATGCATACACCTTACTGGAttaaatcaaaacctgtccagggggaagttgctgagttgcccatagcaaccactcagattgcttcatttttcagaggccttttcaaaaatgaaagaaactatctgatttgttgctatgggcaacttttcctctggataggttttgataaatctctccccatgTCTCTGTGTGGCCCATATAGGGCAGATAGAAAACAATGGAGTCCATTATACTGAACCTGAAATAatctacagtatctcacataagtaagtgcaccccttacatttttattaatattttgttatttcttttaatGTAAAGTAGTGTCTCCTCAAAATAACACAGCCAATATGTCTAAACTGTGGCAACAAAAGGGAGTAACCCTCTAATTAGAAAtgtccaaagtgtcaatattttttgTGTCCCCCATTAATTTTCAGCattgccttaaagggatactccgcctagactaagatgtctaagtgcgcaggggtcccgccgctgaggaccccgcaatctccttactgcacccggcattcgtttagagcgtcaggtgcagctccggaggctgtcacaccccctctcatagacttgcattgagggggcgtggctgtgacgtcacgagcctccgccccgcatcaccagtcatccagcagggAACAAAGTTCACTCCATTCattagatgtctggggtgctgcagcagagattgcgggggtccccagcgtagTGCTggccggtataccggttcatacggaATACTgacatttttgtcctgcacgatatgaatttttcccataccgcaatactggttgggccctccccctcgggaatgaatgaattatcaacccagcgctgcgctgtccccacatcggggaactaatatgTGAACcctgagcgctgttctgcttctcacccccaattaattatcagcccagcgctgcgctgcgctgtccacatcggggaactaatcacatgtcacccccaagcgctgccctcctcgtcctcctgtttgttgcgggcagCCGGctctggaactctgtactgtatgctgtactgtatccctatgcccaggctgcaaaagatgaCCAAAATAAACTTTCTCACCTTCCCCgttggagagccgtcagcctatcaccggccgcagcgatgttctgccttggccggtgataggttgagcgcactgtcatgtaagaagcctgctcatcgctgcggccagtgacggctgtccgacattccagtCCACAGGAAACAGGTGAGGCCGGTACCAGACCAACAGGAGGTGTTTAagtttttgtttatcttttgcagcccgggcatagggatacagcgtacagtatagtgtgtcagcgccggcggcccgcaa is drawn from Hyla sarda isolate aHylSar1 chromosome 4, aHylSar1.hap1, whole genome shotgun sequence and contains these coding sequences:
- the CDC23 gene encoding cell division cycle protein 23 homolog isoform X2; translated protein: MAATSGLFSDLREIKKQLLSISWLCRERGLMHSVKWASELAFSLESIPLNELPSTPALTEEDAQDLDAYTLAKSYFDLKEYDRAAYFLRGCKSQKAYFLYMYSRYLSGEKRKDDETVDSLGPLEKGQVKNEALRELRVELSKKHKARELDGFGLYLYGVVLRKLDLVKEALDVFVEATHVLPLHWGTWLELCNLITDKEMLKFLSLPDCWIKEFFLAHIYTEQQLIEEALQKYQSLIDAGFSKSTYIISQIAVAYHNIRDIDKALSIFNELRKQDPYRIENMDTFSNLLYVRGLKPELSYLAHNLCDIDKYRVETCCVIGNYYSLRSQHEKAALYFQRALKLNPRYLGAWTLMGHEYMEMKNTSAAIQAYRHAIEVNKRDYRAWYGLGQTYEILKMPFYCLYYYRRAHQLRPNDSRMLVALGECYEKLNQLVEAKKCYWRAYAVGDVEKMALVKLAKLHEQLNESEQAAQCYIKYIQDIYSCGIVEHQELSTAFRYLAQYYFKCKLWDEASACAQKCFNFNDTREEGKALLRQILQLRNQNESPSAELPTSAPFLFPQSVSASNTPTRRVSPLNLSSVTP
- the CDC23 gene encoding cell division cycle protein 23 homolog isoform X1 — its product is MAATSGLFSDLREIKKQLLSISWLCRERGLMHSVKWASELAFSLESIPLNELPSTPALTEEDAQDLDAYTLAKSYFDLKEYDRAAYFLRGCKSQKAYFLYMYSRYLSGEKRKDDETVDSLGPLEKGQVKNEALRELRVELSKKHKARELDGFGLYLYGVVLRKLDLVKEALDVFVEATHVLPLHWGTWLELCNLITDKEMLKFLSLPDCWIKEFFLAHIYTEQQLIEEALQKYQSLIDAGFSKSTYIISQIAVAYHNIRDIDKALSIFNELRKQDPYRIENMDTFSNLLYVRGLKPELSYLAHNLCDIDKYRVETCCVIGNYYSLRSQHEKAALYFQRALKLNPRYLGAWTLMGHEYMEMKNTSAAIQAYRHAIEVNKRDYRAWYGLGQTYEILKMPFYCLYYYRRAHQLRPNDSRMLVALGECYEKLNQLVEAKKCYWRAYAVGDVEKMALVKLAKLHEQLNESEQAAQCYIKYIQDIYSCGEIVEHQELSTAFRYLAQYYFKCKLWDEASACAQKCFNFNDTREEGKALLRQILQLRNQNESPSAELPTSAPFLFPQSVSASNTPTRRVSPLNLSSVTP